Genomic DNA from Streptomyces venezuelae:
CGCGGTGACCCTGCGGGAGCTGCTCGCGCACCGGGCGGGCGTCGCGGGCCCCGACGTCGGCTTCTCGCCCGAGGAGCTCGCCGACGACCGGGCCATCGCCGCGCGCCTCGCCGCGCAGCGCCCGTGGTGGCGCCCGGGGAGCGCCTTCGGCTACCACGCCTTCTCCATCGGGGCCCTCGCCGGCGAGGTGGTGTTCCGCGCCACCGGGCGGACCTTGCGGGAGGTGTACGAGGAGCGGGTCCGCGCACCGTACGGCCTCGACTTCTTCCTCGGGCTGCCCGAGGAGCACGAGAAGCGGTTCCGGTCCGTGCAGCCGATGGCGCCCACGCCCGAGCAGGCTGCCCTGCTCGACGCGGAACCGGCCCAGCCGCACACCTTCAACGCCCTCGCGTTCAACCGGCACGCGGCCGAGCCCACCGACCTGGAGGCGGCGCCCAACTCCCGGCTCCTGCGCGCCGAGGGGAACGCGTCGATCGGCGGCGTGGCGTCCGCGCGGGGCCTCGCCGGGATGTACGCGGCGGCGGTCACCGGCCTCGGTGGCCGGGAGGCGCTGCTCACGCCGGACACCATCGCCGCGTTCGGGCAGGTCCAGTCCGTCGGGCACGACCTGGTCGCGGGCGCCTTCAAGGCGTTCGCGGTCGGTTTCCAGGCGACGTCGGTGGCCGTGTACCCGTTCCTGGGCGCGGGCACGATCGGGCACAGCGGCGTGGCGGGGTCGCAGGCGTTCGCGGACCCGCGCAGCGGCCTCGCCTACGGCTACACGCGGCGCCGGTTCGCCTATCCGGGCGGCCCGGCCTTCGAGAACGAGCGGCTGGTCAGGGCCATCCATGAGGCGGCGATCGCGGCGGGCCGAGCCGGGCACGCGTGAGGGCCGCCCCCGGGGCGGGGTGCGGCCCTCACGGACGTACGGCCTGCGGTCAGGCGGCCGAGACCTCGACCTTGATGTTGCCGCGCGTGGCGTTCGAGTACGGGCACACCTGGTGCGCCTTCTCGACCAGCGACTGCGCGGTGGCCGCGTCCACGTTCGGGATGGAGGCGGTGATGGCGACCTCCAGGCCGAAGCCGCCGGACTCGTTCTGGCCGATGCCGACCTTCGCGGTCACGGTCGAGCCGGAGATGTCGGCGTTCTCCTTGCGGGCGACGACACCGAGGGCGCCCTGGAAGCAGGCGCTGTAGCCGGCGGCGAAGAGCTGCTCCGGGTTGGTGCCCGCGCCGCTGCCGCCCATCTCCTTCGGCGGGTTCACGACGACGTCGAGCTTGCCGTCGTCGCTGGCGACACGGCCGTCGCGGCCGTTCTCCGCGGTGGCCACGGCGGTGTACTTGACGTCGATCTTCTGGATGGACATAACGCTCTTTCCTCCTGAGATGTGACGTGGTGCGCGCCCACAACCACGGTTTGCGGAATCAGGTTATCGGATGCCGGAAGTGGGCCGGTGGGGCAGTTCAGCCGAGGGAGACGATCATCTTTCCGGTGTTCTCGCCGCGGAGCATGCCGAGGAACGCCTCCACGCCGTTCTCGACGCCCTCGACGACCGTCTCGCGGTACTTGAGCTCGCCGGAACGGATCCACCCGCCGACCTCGCGCACGAACTCGGGCTGCAGCGCCGCGTGATCCTGGACGAGCATGCCCGTCAGGCGCAGGCGCTTGCCGATGACCAGGGCGAGGTTGCGCGGGGCGGGGGTCGGCTCGGTGTCGTTGTAGCCCGCGATCATGCCGCAGATGGTGACGCGGCCGTGCACGTTGAGGCGGCTGATCGCGGCCTCCAGGTGCTCGCCGCCGACGTTGTCGAAGTAGACGTCGATGCCGTCGGGGGCCGCCTCCTTGAGCTGCTCGGCGACGGGCTTGTCGTCCTTGTAGTTGAAGGCGGCGTCGAAGCCGTACTCCTCGACGAGGAGCTTGACCTTGTCGTCCGAGCCGGCCGAGCCGACGACGCGCGAGGCGCCCTTCAGCTTGGCGATCTGGCCGACCTGGCCGCCGACGGCACCGGCGGCGCCGGAGACGAAGACGGCGTCGCCCTCCTTGAACGAGGCCACTTCGAGCAGCCCGGCGTACGCGGTCAGGCCCGTCATGCCGAGGACGCCGAGGTACGCGGAGAGTGGCGCGGCCTCCGGGTCGACCTTCGTGGCGTGCTGGGCGGGCACGGACGCGTACTCGCGCCAGCCCGCGAAGTGCAGGACGTGGTCGCCCACGGCGAAGCCCTCGGCGTTCGACGCGACGACCTCGCCGACCGCGCCGCCCTCCATGGGGCGGTCGAGCTGGAACGGCGGCACGTACGACTTCACGTCGTTCATCCGGCCCCGCATGTACGGGTCCACGGAGAAGTGCAGGTTGCGCACGAGGACGCGGCCCTCGGCGGGGGCCTCCACGGGAACCTCGCGCAGCGCGAAGTCCTCCGGCACCGGCCAGCCGGAGGGGCGCCGCACGAGGTGCCACTCGCGACTGACGGAGGGAAGCTGCTGCTCGGGGGTGACGGTCATGGGGGCGTCCTCCTACTGCGGATCAGCGTCAGGAAAATACTTGAGGTTGTAAAACAACCATGCTCCTGGATATTTCATGATGTCAAGTAAACGGGTAGCCTGGTCAGCATGGCCACCAGTAGCTCAGGCGACCGCGTACCTCGCGACCGCCCTCCTCACACCGACCCGCTGACGCTCGAAGTCGTCGAGCTCATCGGCACGGTCGTGGCGCGCTACCACGAGGAGTACGAGGAGGCCGCCGCCGGGCACGCGCTGACCGGGGCACAGGCCCGCGTCCTCGGGCTGCTCTCCCTCGAACCTATGCCCATGCGCCGCATCGCGCAGAAGCTGAAGTGCGAGCCCTCGAACATCACGGGCATCGTCGACCGCCTGGAGGCGCGCGGGCTCGTCGAGCGGCGCCCCGACGCGGCCGACCGCCGCGTCAAGCTGGCGGCGCCCACGGCACAGGGCGCGGAGGTCGCACGGAGCCTGCGGGAGTCCCTGGACTTCGCACGCGAGCCCCTGGCGGAACTGTCACGCGAGGAGCGGCTGGTGCTGCGCGGGCTGCTGCGGAGGATGGCCGGCGGGGCGACGACCTGAGCGGCCGAGCCGCCGCTCACGGCGACACCGCTTACGTGCACCACCACAGGAAGCGGTCGCACGTCTCGGTGGGCTCGGGCTCCGGAGGGCGCGTCGGCTCCGGGTCGTCCGCGGGAGGCGGGGACGTCGGGTCGGGCGTGTCCGGGGTGCCGCCCTGCGGCGGGGGCGCGGTGGAGGTGGGCGCACCGGGACCGTCGTCGCCCCCGCCCGCCTCGCTTCCCGGGTCCCGCTCGCCGCTGCCGGCGTCGCCGTCCCCGGCCTCGGCGTCGTCCCGCTTCTTCTCTCCCTGCCCGTCCTTGTCCCGCGCCTCGGCGTCCTTGGAAGCGTCCGCGCTCGGGCGGGACGACGTGGCCGCCGCGTCCTCGGCCGTCGTGCCGCCGGGAGCGCTCCCGTCCGCGCCCGCGGACTCCGAGGGGGACGGGTCCGCGGCGCCGCCGTCCGGCGCGGAGGCCGCCCGGTCGCCGGAGCTCCCCTCCGTGCCCAGCTCGGCGAGGCTCAGGCCGCCCGCCGCGAGGGCGAGGCCCGCGGTCGCGAACAGGATCTTGCGGCGTCTGCGCCGGTGCGCCCTGCGGGTGCGCTCCTTGCGGCGACCGCGGACGCGCGGGGACGACTCCTCGTACGCGCCGTCGTGGGCGTCGGGCTCCTCATGCGGCCCGGCGACGGACTGCGCGTACTCCCGGCAGGCTTCGGCCGGGGTTCCGCACCCCGGGCAGGCGAGGGCGCCGTTGAGGTGCCTGCGGCACGGGTGGCAGTAGTCCATGAGGCATGGAGGCTAAGTGCCGTGCCGGTGACTGCGGAAGCCGCCGCTGTGAAAGTTGTGTGCGGAATCGAGCAGTCCGGCCCATTCCGGGCACCGGCCTGCTCACGCCCTTCCCAATTGTCCCCTCAACCTGCGGGCCCGCAGCACGAGTTCCAGCTCGAATCGCCGGTCGGGGTCGTCCACCTCGTCGCCCCAGAGTTCCCTTATCTGACGGAGGCGGTAGCGGACCGTCTGGGGGTGCACGCCGAGCCGGGCCGCCACCTCGGGGGCGCCGCCGCGGGTCTCCAGCCAGGCCAGGAGGGTCTCCGCGAGGCGGCGGCCGTGAGCGGGGCCGCAGTGCTCCAGGGGTGCCAGGCAGCGGCGGGCCAGGTCCTCGATCAGCTCCTCGGGCTGGAGCAGCACCAGCGCCTCGGTGTGCTCCGTGCAGTGCAGGACCTCGCCGGAGGGCAGCAGTCCGCGCTCCATGAGGCGCACCGCCGCCTCCGCCCAGCGCAGCGACTTCGCGGCGTCGGCGAGGGCCACGGGCGGGCCGATGGCGCCGGACCAGCCGGTCATGGCGCGGCGCAGCAGTTCGGGGCGGCCCGCCGCGTCGGGGTCGGGCACGACCATGCGGGGCTGCTCCGCCTCCATGTCGAGCAGGACGCCCTCGCCGACGGCGGGTGCGACGGCCTCCGGTGCGGGGCGCAGCAGGACGCCGACGGCGACGCGTTCGGGCAGCTGCCAGCCGACGCGGGCGGCGCGCTCGCCGAGTCCGTTGCCGAGAGCCGTGGCTCCGGAGCCCGAGCCTGAGCCGTGACCCGAGCCGTACGACGAGCCCGGCACGCTGTCGGAGCGCCGTTCGGAGAGCAGCAGCTCCATCAACTTGCGTTGCAGGCGCAGCCGTTCCCCCGCCTCGCGGGCCGCCGCCTCCGCGTAGCCGCGTACGGACTGGTCGACCAGGCCGTCCAGGTACTCGAAACCGGACTCGGCGAGTTCGTACATGGCGGGCGGCGGGATCTGGATCTGCTGGCCGATCTCGGCGAGGCGGCGCCAGGCGAGACGTACACCCAGGCGGTAGATGGCCTGGAGCGAGTCGAGGCTGCGGCCGTGCAGGCCCTCGCCGCGGCCGAACTCCTGGAAGACCTCCAGGTGGTAGCGCGGGCGGCCCTCCTGCGACGCCAACTGCTGCACGAAGCCCTCCAGGGCGCGGCGGATGCCGATCAGCGCCATCGGCTCGCCCGAGTCGTCGAGGACGACGGGCAGGCCGGGGTACTCGGCGCGGATCTCACGCAGGATGTCCTGGGCGAGCGCGGGCACCTCCTCCAGGGCGAGCGCGGCGAACTCCCGTACCTGCCGGGGCGGTACGTCGCGCCACGCCGAGCGGAAGGGGGCGCGGTCGCCCGAAGGGCGGTCGTCCCGGGTGCGGGCGGCATCCGGAGTGCCGCCGTCCGGGAAGGCTCCGTCAGCCGTCAGGTCGTCGGACGCCTTGGCATGAGTCGCGGCCACGGTCGCTCACTGCCCCTGAGCCGGGGCCTCGTAATGCACGAGTGGCGTGTTCGGCTGGTCCGGCGTGGCGTCGAGGAGGGCGACGATGCCGAGGGCCGCGCCCACGGCGAGGAGCGCCGCGGCGGCGACGGTGAGTGAAGCGGCGAGCAGTCGGTGCATTGCGAGGGTCAGCCTCTCTGTCGGAGGTCGTCCCCACCCCGGTCGCGCAGTCCCTCGGCCGGTGGCCCGGTTCCGGCCACGAAGTCCTGGCCGAAGTCCTGGTCACACAGCCCGCGCCGGCCCCGCCCGGCAAGTCCTCAGTCTCTGCAATGCATTGACACTTCGTCAAGGGTCGGCCTACGGTTCCCGGCCCATACGGCTCGGTAACACTCTCCCGCCCTCAGCCCAGGAGTGACCCCAATGCGCCGCACCGCCTCTCCTCTGTCGCTGATCCTTCTCGGGCTCGGCGCGTTTCTTCTGGTCCTGGCACCGATGCTGGCCTGGTACGTCGAGCCACGCGCGAAACGCACGCCCGTGGATGTCGACATCACGACCGTCTTCAAAGGCAAGGGAAGCTATTTCGACACCGAGAAGATCAAGACGGTCCACGACAAGGACCTCACCATCACCCGTCAGGTGCGCGGCGACGTGGCCGACAGCGAGGACAGCGGACGCGCGGTCTGGGACGTGTCCACCTCGGTGGATCCGGACAAATCCCTGCCCGCGGCCGACCCGCACGACTCGCTCCAGTGGACGCTGGAGCGCTGGGTCACCGACCGGAAGACGAACGCGCCGGTGCACTGCTGCGGCGAGGAGCCGTACTTCGAGGGCGAGGCGTACCTGAAGTTCCCCTTCGACGTGGAGAAGCGGTCCTACACCTGGTGGGACAACACGCTGGGCGCGACCGTGCCGCTCACGTACCGCGGCACGAAGAAGATCCAGGGGTACGAGGGATACAGGTTCACGGCGACGGTGAAGCCCACCAAGACGGGCACGCGCCAGGTGCCGGGGCGGATGGTCGGGCAGCCGAAGAAGAGCCAGGTCATCGCCGACGAGTACTACGCCAACCACGGCATCGAGCTCGTCGCGGACCAGCGCACCGGCCGGATCATCTACGCCGCGATCGGCCCCCGCAAGACGTTGCGCGCGCCCGGGTCGGAGAAGGACGCGACGGTGCTGCTCGACAGCGACCGGATCGCGTTCACGCCCGCCACGCAGAAGGCTCAGGTGAAGCTCGCGGACGACGACAGCAGTCGGCTGGAACTGGTCGGCGAGACGCTGCCGCTCGGTGCGGGCGTGCTGGGCGGGGTACTCGCCGTGGCGGGCATCGTGCTCGTCGTACGAGGGCGTCAGGACGACGGGGCGAACGGTCCCGGGCGGCGCGGAGGCGGAGCGGAGCCGGACAGTCCGAATCCGGAAACGTCACCGACCGCCCTGCAGTCCAGCACGATGTGATGAGACGTCAGCTGTTGAAAGCGCAGAAATTGTCACTTCGGTGAGTAGCCGCGCGGTACGGGTCGGCGAAAACTATCCACCCCCACCCGCGCACAGTCCCCGCACCACCGCACGACCCCGCATGGAGCACCACCCCGCAGAACCCAGCAGGATCGTTCCGCCCGACCGGACCCCCCACAGTTCCGCACCCTGAGACGAGTTGGAGCACGCATGCCCCAGCACGTACCGTCCTCGCTGCGCGCGGCCACCCCACGCCGCGCGGAGCGTGTTCCGGCGCTTCCCCCACAGCCGCGCCGGATCGTCTTCCTCGCCCACCGCGACCTCGGCAACCCGGCCGCGGGCGGCTCCGAACTCCTCGTCGACCGGCTCGCCGACGGCCTCAGCAAACAGGGCCACCAGGTCACCTTGCTGTGCGGCGGGCCGGCCGCCTACCGCGACTACCGAGTCGTGTCGGCCGGCGGCGACCTCGGCCACTACCTGCGGGCCCGCACCGCGTTCACGCGGCAGGTCGGCGACTGCGACCTGCTCGTCGAGGTCTGCAACGGCATGCCGTACCTGGCGCCGCTGTGGCACCGCGGGCCCACCCTGTGCCTCGTCAACCACGTCCACACCGACCTGTGGGGGATGCGCTTCCAGGGCGCGCTCGCCCCCGCGGCCCGGATCGGCCGGAGACTCGAACACTGGGCGCTCTCGGGCGCGCAGCGCGGCAATCTCCTCGTGGCCGTCTCGCCGTCGACGGCCACGGCGCTGCGCGCCATCGGCGTCGACCGGGACCGCATCCGCATCGTGCACAACGGGGTGGAGGAGCCGGGCCCGCTGCACGCCCGCTCCGACGACCCGATGTTCCTGGCGATGGGCCGGCTCGTCGAGTACAAGCGCATCGATCTGCTGCTGCGGCTCTGGGAGCGGGTCAGACCCGTCACGGGCGGCCGCCTCGTGATCGTGGGCGACGGCCCCGAACGGCAACGGCTCGAACAACTCGCCGGTCCCGGAGTCGAGTTCAAGGGACATGTCTCGGAGGCGGAGAAGCACCGGCTGCTCTGTGAGGCGTGGATGCTGCTGCATCCGTCGGCGGTGGAGGGCTGGGGGCTCGTCATCACCGAGGCGGCGACCCGCTCGACGCCCTCCATCGGTTTCGACGTGCCGGGCGTACGCGACTCCGTGGAGGACGGTGTGACCGGTCTCCTCGCCCGGGGCGAGAGCTCCTTCGCCGCCGCCTGGTGCACCCTCGCGCTCAGCGCCGAGCGCCGCAGGGCCCTCGGCAAGGCCGCCGGGGAGCGGGCCGTCCAGTTCCGCTGGGGCAACACCGTGCGGCAGTTCCAGGCCGTGGCGGCCGAAGCGGTCGCCGCACACCAGGTGTCCCAGGGACGCCCCGTGTCCAAGGACCAGGCGCCCCAAGGACCCCCGACTCCCCCGAGGTCTGCGTGAAGGACCCTTCGCTGCGCCGCTCCGCCACGCTCTTCCGGGCCTTCCTGCGCGAGCAGCAGGAGCCCGAGCGGTGCTACACACTCCTCGCCCGCGACGCCGCCGACCAGGTCGAGGCGTACGGACCGGTGAACGGCCGCGTCGTCGTCGACATCGGCGGCGGTGGCGGTTACTTCACGGAGGAGTTCCGGCGGCGCGGCGCGCAGTCCTTCCTCTTCGAGCCCGACCCCGCCGAGCTGGGGCCCAAGCCGCCCGAGGGCGCGGTCGTCGCCGACGGGTACCTGCTGCCCCTCGCGGACGGCGTCGCCGACGTCACGTTCTCCTCGAACGTCCTGGAGCACGTCGACGACCCGCAGACGTTCCTGAGCGAGATGGTCCGGGTCACCAGGCCCGGCGGACTGATCTACGTCTCGTTCACCAACTGGCTGTCCCCGTGGGGCGGTCACGAATGGGCGCCCTGGCACTATCTGGGCGCCGAACGGGCCCGGGCCCGCTATGAACGACGTAACGGCAAGGCCGCGAAGCACACGCTCGGCGAGAACCTCTTCGTCCACCACGTCGGAGCGACGCTGCGCCAGGTGCGCGGCCGCGACGACGTGGAGATCGTGTCGGCGCGCTCCCGCTACTGGCCCTTCCTGGCCGGGGCGATCACCAAGGTGCCGGGTGTGCGCGAGTTCGCGACCTGGAATCTCCTCCTCATCCTCAGGCGGTGTCCATGACCACGGTCCAGGCCCCACCCCCGGCGGCCGCAAGACCCACGACCGCTGCCCCTGAACCCTCGCGGGGGCCGCGCTCGCGGCGCTGGCTCGTGGGGTTCTGGGCCGTGGTGTTCGTCTCCTTCCTCGCGGTGAAGCCGGGGCGGATGACGTTCGACACCAAACTCGGTGTCGCCGTCGACCCCTGGCAGTTCCTCTCCGACCTGGGGCAGCTCTGGCACGACAGGGGCGGCTTCGGCGGCATCCAGGACCAGTACGTCGGCTACGCCTTCCCGATGCTGCCGTTCTACGGCCTGGCCGACCTCGTGCAGCTGCCGGTGTGGCTGGCGGAGCGGCTCTGGTTCTCGCTGATCGTGGCGGTCGCGTTCTGGGGCGCGCTGCGGCTCGCCGAACGCCTGGGCATCGGCAGCCGCCACAGCCGGCTGCTCGGCGCGGTGGTGTACGCGCTGTGGCCGACGTTCACCGTGGTCATCGGCTCGACGTCGGCGGCGGCGCTGCCCGGCGCGTTCCTGCCGTGGGTGCTGCTGCCGCTGGCCGACGACCGGTTCAGCGCGCGCATCGCGGCGTGCCGCTCGGCGCTGATCATCCCGTTCATGGGTGGTGTGAACGCGGCGGCGACGCTCGCCTCGCTGCTGCCCGTGGGCCTGTACCTGCTGTCCCGCCCGAACGGCCCACGCAAGCGGAAGCTGATCACGTGGTGGGTGCCGGGCGTCGTCCTGGCCACGGCGTGGTGGGTCGTACCGCTCCTGATGCTCGGCATCTACGGCGAGAACTTCCTGCCGTTCGTCGAGGACTCGGCGACCACGACGGGCACGATGTCGGCGACCGAGGCGCTGCGCGGCGCCGGCAACTGGGTCGCGTACCTGCACTTCGGCGAGGCCTGGCTGCCCGCGGGGTGGACCGTGGCGACGGCCGTCGTCGCCGTCGTCTGCTCGGCGCTCGCCGCCGCACTGGGGCTCGCGGGTCTTGCGCGACGTGACCTGCCGGAGCGGCGCTGGCTGGTCCTGACCGTCCTGTCGGTCGCCCTGGTGACGCTCGCCGGGTACGGCGGCGCGTTCGGCGCACCCTTCCACGGCACGGTCCAGTCGTGGCTCGACGGCGGACTCGTCCCCTTCCGCAACATCTACAAGTTCCAGACGGGTCTCGCACTCGCGCTGGTCTTCGGCCTGATGCACCTGGTGGGCGTGGCCGCGCAGGCGCGCGGAGCCCGGCGGGTGCGCGGCAGGCGGTACGCGCCGCTGATCGCGGCGGTCCTTGTCCTTCCCGGGCTCGCCCTGCCCTACGTCAACGGGTCGATCCTGCAGCCCGGTTCGTTCCAGAAGCTGCCCACGTACTGGCAGACGACGGCCGACTGGCTGGAGAAGTACTCGCCCGACTCGCGCGCCCTCGTGGTGCCCGCCACCGCGCACGGCATCTACACCTGGGGCTCCCCCATCGACCAGCCCCTCGACGTGCTCGCCGACTCGCGCTGGGCGCAGCGCGACTACGTGCCGTTCGGCGCCCCGGGCAACCGGCGCGCGATGGACGCCGTCGAGCAGGCGCTGATGACCGGCGCCGAAGTGCCCGGTCTGCGCGACTTCGTGACGCGGGCCGGTCTGTACTACGTCGTCGTGCGCAACGACCTCGACCCGGACCAGGTCGGCAACGTGCCCACCGCGACGGTCAAGCGGACCCTGGAGGAGTCCGGTTTCCGCCGCGTCACCGGCTTCGGACCGCAGACCACCGGCGGCATCATCCCCGACGACACCCCGGTCCAGGTGGAGGGCCTCTACCCGCGCCAGCGCGCGGTCGAGATCTACGCCCCCGCGGAGGGCGCCGAGCGACCCGGCCAGGCGGGCCTGAAGCCGGTGTCGAACACGGCGGTC
This window encodes:
- a CDS encoding serine hydrolase domain-containing protein, with the protein product MTREIRVQGTVADGYEAVREEFTAVLANELPEYEGQLAAHVRGRRVVDLWVGPDVTGESLYGVFSSTKGAAHLVVALLVQDGVLDLDRVVAAYWPEFAAEGKGAVTLRELLAHRAGVAGPDVGFSPEELADDRAIAARLAAQRPWWRPGSAFGYHAFSIGALAGEVVFRATGRTLREVYEERVRAPYGLDFFLGLPEEHEKRFRSVQPMAPTPEQAALLDAEPAQPHTFNALAFNRHAAEPTDLEAAPNSRLLRAEGNASIGGVASARGLAGMYAAAVTGLGGREALLTPDTIAAFGQVQSVGHDLVAGAFKAFAVGFQATSVAVYPFLGAGTIGHSGVAGSQAFADPRSGLAYGYTRRRFAYPGGPAFENERLVRAIHEAAIAAGRAGHA
- a CDS encoding organic hydroperoxide resistance protein, whose protein sequence is MSIQKIDVKYTAVATAENGRDGRVASDDGKLDVVVNPPKEMGGSGAGTNPEQLFAAGYSACFQGALGVVARKENADISGSTVTAKVGIGQNESGGFGLEVAITASIPNVDAATAQSLVEKAHQVCPYSNATRGNIKVEVSAA
- a CDS encoding NADP-dependent oxidoreductase, with amino-acid sequence MTVTPEQQLPSVSREWHLVRRPSGWPVPEDFALREVPVEAPAEGRVLVRNLHFSVDPYMRGRMNDVKSYVPPFQLDRPMEGGAVGEVVASNAEGFAVGDHVLHFAGWREYASVPAQHATKVDPEAAPLSAYLGVLGMTGLTAYAGLLEVASFKEGDAVFVSGAAGAVGGQVGQIAKLKGASRVVGSAGSDDKVKLLVEEYGFDAAFNYKDDKPVAEQLKEAAPDGIDVYFDNVGGEHLEAAISRLNVHGRVTICGMIAGYNDTEPTPAPRNLALVIGKRLRLTGMLVQDHAALQPEFVREVGGWIRSGELKYRETVVEGVENGVEAFLGMLRGENTGKMIVSLG
- a CDS encoding MarR family winged helix-turn-helix transcriptional regulator, whose amino-acid sequence is MATSSSGDRVPRDRPPHTDPLTLEVVELIGTVVARYHEEYEEAAAGHALTGAQARVLGLLSLEPMPMRRIAQKLKCEPSNITGIVDRLEARGLVERRPDAADRRVKLAAPTAQGAEVARSLRESLDFAREPLAELSREERLVLRGLLRRMAGGATT
- a CDS encoding helix-turn-helix domain-containing protein yields the protein MAATHAKASDDLTADGAFPDGGTPDAARTRDDRPSGDRAPFRSAWRDVPPRQVREFAALALEEVPALAQDILREIRAEYPGLPVVLDDSGEPMALIGIRRALEGFVQQLASQEGRPRYHLEVFQEFGRGEGLHGRSLDSLQAIYRLGVRLAWRRLAEIGQQIQIPPPAMYELAESGFEYLDGLVDQSVRGYAEAAAREAGERLRLQRKLMELLLSERRSDSVPGSSYGSGHGSGSGSGATALGNGLGERAARVGWQLPERVAVGVLLRPAPEAVAPAVGEGVLLDMEAEQPRMVVPDPDAAGRPELLRRAMTGWSGAIGPPVALADAAKSLRWAEAAVRLMERGLLPSGEVLHCTEHTEALVLLQPEELIEDLARRCLAPLEHCGPAHGRRLAETLLAWLETRGGAPEVAARLGVHPQTVRYRLRQIRELWGDEVDDPDRRFELELVLRARRLRGQLGRA
- a CDS encoding DUF3068 domain-containing protein, whose amino-acid sequence is MRRTASPLSLILLGLGAFLLVLAPMLAWYVEPRAKRTPVDVDITTVFKGKGSYFDTEKIKTVHDKDLTITRQVRGDVADSEDSGRAVWDVSTSVDPDKSLPAADPHDSLQWTLERWVTDRKTNAPVHCCGEEPYFEGEAYLKFPFDVEKRSYTWWDNTLGATVPLTYRGTKKIQGYEGYRFTATVKPTKTGTRQVPGRMVGQPKKSQVIADEYYANHGIELVADQRTGRIIYAAIGPRKTLRAPGSEKDATVLLDSDRIAFTPATQKAQVKLADDDSSRLELVGETLPLGAGVLGGVLAVAGIVLVVRGRQDDGANGPGRRGGGAEPDSPNPETSPTALQSSTM
- a CDS encoding glycosyltransferase family 4 protein, which produces MPQHVPSSLRAATPRRAERVPALPPQPRRIVFLAHRDLGNPAAGGSELLVDRLADGLSKQGHQVTLLCGGPAAYRDYRVVSAGGDLGHYLRARTAFTRQVGDCDLLVEVCNGMPYLAPLWHRGPTLCLVNHVHTDLWGMRFQGALAPAARIGRRLEHWALSGAQRGNLLVAVSPSTATALRAIGVDRDRIRIVHNGVEEPGPLHARSDDPMFLAMGRLVEYKRIDLLLRLWERVRPVTGGRLVIVGDGPERQRLEQLAGPGVEFKGHVSEAEKHRLLCEAWMLLHPSAVEGWGLVITEAATRSTPSIGFDVPGVRDSVEDGVTGLLARGESSFAAAWCTLALSAERRRALGKAAGERAVQFRWGNTVRQFQAVAAEAVAAHQVSQGRPVSKDQAPQGPPTPPRSA
- a CDS encoding class I SAM-dependent methyltransferase — encoded protein: MKDPSLRRSATLFRAFLREQQEPERCYTLLARDAADQVEAYGPVNGRVVVDIGGGGGYFTEEFRRRGAQSFLFEPDPAELGPKPPEGAVVADGYLLPLADGVADVTFSSNVLEHVDDPQTFLSEMVRVTRPGGLIYVSFTNWLSPWGGHEWAPWHYLGAERARARYERRNGKAAKHTLGENLFVHHVGATLRQVRGRDDVEIVSARSRYWPFLAGAITKVPGVREFATWNLLLILRRCP